The Microtus pennsylvanicus isolate mMicPen1 chromosome 5, mMicPen1.hap1, whole genome shotgun sequence DNA segment CAGGAACATTCTGGGGAGGCGCCCTGGGGCAGGGGGCGGAGTCTTGCTCTTTAGCATCCCCTGTGGTGACTCACCTCAATAGAGGTGACTCCAGGCTCCCGTCCCACTAGGACGCGGCCACCTTCCAAGGAGGCTATGCGAGGATCTTGCACGTGGGCGTGGGCTGCCACGAGGTGAGTCACATCCAGCAGCCAGTCAGGGCCGAGAAGGTGAGTGAGGCGGCGGCCACCGTCCAGCGGATGGGCCACAAAAGGTACCAGGAAGCGCACACCAGCTCGCTGGTACTGCAGGCGACAGCCGCGGGAGCGCCTCTCGGCCTCCTCAACGGTGGCCTCAGGTTCAGGCTGTCTGCAGGGCGGAGCATCAGTGATGGGCCCGCCCACTGGAGACCACGCCTTGCCCAAACTCCAAACCCAGCAAGGCCCTACCCAGCCACCCATCTAGAGGTTCTAAATTGAAGTTTAATGCCTCAGTTTGCACAAATGACAAAGCAAGAATAGTAACCAGAGGTGCCTGACTGGTGTATGCCTCATGTTCTTCAAACTTTGTCCTGAATACCCAAGTCTTTCTGTTCAGGTCAGGGATAACCAGACCCGTGTTGCGTGTTGACTGGTGAAATGTGCCTATCTGTGCAGTTGGATACTTCTGGAGTGGGAAGGTGACAATGGGGTGACAACTCTGTTTCTACAGTGCATGAGAGCCTAGGCACCTCATCCTTGCTCTCAAGGTCTGGTGAGCTTCCCCATTACCCAGAATAGTTCGTTTTTACAGAGTGCACACCATTCAAGGCTTTGGGATAGTGAACCTTCTCAGGGATGGAgtgtggagctggagaaggaTGGACAGAAAACCGAGCAAAAATAATTCGTACGTGTTATAGCCGACAAGGAAGCCGGGGGAGAGGAGCTATGGAGGCTGCCAGTTAGACTACAGTGCCCAGGGTTCTGGTGGTCAAAGGTAGGTGACAGCTAATATCGTCAACCTGACAAAACCCAAGATCATCTAAGAGACAAATCTCTGGGCACGACAGTGAggtcatttttttccttaataagttatttttattttatgtgtattggtaccctgcctgcatacatgtctgtgtgaggtgtcaggtctcctggaactggattacagacagctgtgagctgccatgtgggtgctgggaactgaacccgggtcccctagaagagcaggcagagctccaaactgctgagccatctctccagcctgtggggCAGCTTTGTAATAGGGTAACCGAGGTGGGAAGACCGGCCCTAACTAACTATGGGCAGCGCTATCCTATCAGCTTGGGTCCCAGTATTGAGTataaggagaaagtgagctgagcaccagcgtccatccctctgcttcctgacttggaATGCAATGTGGCCTGTCCAGCTCTCTAAACTCCTGTTGCTATAACTGCCCCGCCATAATGGGCTGTGCTTTGAAtggtgagccaaataaacccgtTTCTTAAATGCGCAGTACGCAGTGTTTCAGACCCCAGCCTGGGTCCCTGGAGGTGCTCACTGTGTATCCTCAGGCCCCAAAGGAAGTCACCAAATCCTATGGCTCCTGCAGGCTTGCAACTCACCCTTCCGCTGGGCCTGGGACCCGCCAGCCTCGGATCTGCTCCAGAGTCGAGTCTGTCAGCTCAATGTGCAAGGGGAGCAGTGGAGCCCATACAGTCAGCCTCAGTGAGGCCCGCAGTCGGCGCCACCAGAAGTCCACCCGCACTCCCTTGGCACCCCGGCTCTCCTGGCCAGCCACGAACACGGCGTCACAGGCCTCAGATACCTATGGAACAGCAGAGATGGACTGAGACACAAAGGACAGGCTGTAAGATGGCATCACCTACTGCAACCATAAGCAGGCTACAACTCAGATTCAATTCTGTACGGCATAGAAATGTGTGTTGTGGTGGCTGTTCTTAGTTTAAACATTTTGCTGTGCTAAAATCCACCCCAGAGGTACTGGGCCATACTTTGGGTTCTCCAGCGGATGAGCCGGGCCATctgcatgcaacacacacagcCTTTCTCCTAGCATGATCAGGACAGAGGTGTCACTGTCAACCCCTCAGTACCAGTCTCAGACACGGGTGCCGGAGGTATCTAACAACCAGACACAGCTAAGTGGGTGAAGGCTAAAGGGTAAGACAGGCCCACCTACCCAGGGACTCCAGGGTGCTGTCCCTGCTGTCTGGGATCTGGGTCAGTGCATCCTCTTTAACACATCAAGATGGAGAAAGCTGTCTACCCTCTTAACCTCACAGGTCGTTACAGCAGTGATTATTATGTTAATCTTCATCAAACGAGAAGAACAGTAACTGCTGAGGCTTCGGTTCTTGCTATCTGCTGGATACTGTCTCAGGGACTTGTAACTCTTCCAACAGCCTAATATGTTAGAGTTGAGGGACCAGGGGCTCGGAGAGGCTAAGACACTTGCACACGACCACACAGCTCGTTTATAACAAAGAAGGGCTGCAATGATTCATATTGACACCTTGACAAGATCAAGAGCTCCTTAGGAGACAAACCTCTAGACATGTCTGTGAGGGAATTTCTAGATTGAGTTCACTGAGATGAGAAACCCCATCCTAACTATGGGCAGCATCATCCGCGGGCTGGGTCCCCTGCCTCGTGCCCCGCCCACTACCAccgaataaaaaggagaaatccCTTTTTCTCAGCACCAGTATtccgctctctgcttcctgataaCAGTGCCATATGACCAGCCTGCCTCAAGCTCCGAACTGTAGCCTTGAGCTATGCCAGAACAAACTCCTCCTTCCTGAAGTCACCTTCCTCAGGGATTtctgtcacagcagtgagaaaagtaactaacgcAGGTCTCTACAAAAATGTCCTGACTTCAAGGGACACACATGATTCCAGCTCAGCTCCCTGGCCTGGGCCAAAATGGACGATGGACAATGAATGTGGAAATAAGCTTAAGGCCGCACTTTTAGAGTTACCACTTTTAACTTTAGTTAAACTTTACTAGACAGATGAttgggatgaaaaaaaaaaagaaaaggtgacgTCGCACAGCCCTGCCCATGAAGTTTGTGCTTGAGAAGCCGTTCTCTTGGAGGAACAAAGCTACGTCTCACTGTGTATGCTCACACAGATGGGCGCTGCCACtcacctgcaggacctgtgtgtTGGCTGACTCACAACCAATGTGCTCTGTCACCTCCTCCAGGGCTCCCCCACTGTCCACAGTGACAAGCCGCACCGGGATGCGCTGGGGCACTCCTGTCAGTGGAGCTGTGTTCACCAGCTCCTCGGCCTGAGGGTGCAAGGGTTGTTTACTTTCAGGGTTCTCACCCGGGGTTCCTGGGACCAGGCTTCCGTGGGGCTGAGCCCAGGTCAGCCTCTTACCTTGGTCAGGGGGATGAGGGCTCTGATATCCCGCTCAGATACCAGGATCTCCCAGACCattttgtctttctctgcttcGGGGGCCTGACCCGGATACTCCAGCTGCCACGTGACTGGGCGAGTGACTGCCACACCCCCACCAGTGCTATTCTCCACCGCGAAGTCCACCCACAGGAACTCAGACAGTTCAAGGGGACTGCtggcagaagagagaagagctGAGTGTTTGCCAGCTGCCAGGTAGCATCTGTGTTCATAAGCACTCTCTATAGTTATCCCCATTTGATTGACAAGAAGATCAAGGCATAGGGACCATGCAGTTATCCTAAGATCACAGTGTAAAGTGACAGAGCCTAAACCTCCATCCTGGCTACAAAGCTCAACCTGGCCTCCAGGCCCCTCTTAAGAGCCACAGGAGCCACTGATTTATAGCCCCAAAGGCTCACTGAGGTGGGGGGCATCCACTGGACCCCCATACCTGTTCTCTAGCATTCTAGGCCTAGAACTCTCTTTTGTGCCCACCTGGAATCTGGTCCTGCAGGCCCAGTGCGGTGACAGGTGATCAGGCTGGTGTGGTGCTTTGACCCCTTGAAGCGGTCTAACTTAGCGGTCCAGACGGCAGGCTGGGCTGGACGGGCAGCTGTCACCTGCAGCCCTTTCTTCACCTTGATCCTGCAAAGAGCAGATGGGTTTTGGTCTGGATAAAGACTGAGCTGCAGGTTGCAGGGGAAAGGCAGACAAAGCACTGAAGATGTCAGTTTCCTGGCGGGCTTTCCTCCACCTGGAATTTCTTCCTATCTCTCTCAGAAGGACCCCACCTCAAGACAGGTCACATCACATTCCTTCCTCTACCCACCCAAAGGCCACTGACAACTCTACTGTCCACAAGCTGCCATTCCAGAACCTCCAGGTCCTAGCTCAGCCTCAACAGGGGCAGCGACATCTCTCCATACATTCTGGGCTGGTGCCACACCAAGAGTTGTCCCTCCTCAGCCCAGCACACAGTCATGACCCCAGGCCTTTGCTCAGACTAAACCTATAGTCTAGTCTGCCTTTCTTCCCAAACACGATTTCTTGTAGGTGTTAGTAAATGgctttctccctgactctgcccacgGACCCAAGTTCTCAGGGCACTTCCTTCAGCCACACAACCAACCCAATCTAGTTCATGCCCTCTCTCTGAGTCCTTGGTACAGATGAGCGCTGGGCCTTCCACCTCTGTGCCACTCCGGTGTGGAGACACAGGACTGGTACTGTAATATCTGTGGACTCAGCGGATGAGTGAGCCTGAGTGGGCATGACAGGTAGGAAGACACGTTGGGTAGGACTCCCGTATGCCCACCCTATGGTAGAGGAAAAGTGACATTACAGATCCTTGTCAGTTTCACTGATTTGGGGTGGAGGATGCTTTGGTTTAACGTCCTACAGACAAGGACGTATAGAATGGGGCCTTTGATGTGCAGGAGTAGGCTTTGTCCAAAGCGCCAGCCCCCTATAACAACAGTAGCTAGCAGAGGACCCTGTGGGTGGTCGATCCCCATAGATACCTGTCTTGTCAGCATTTGAGCATAGCCCAGCACTGGACACTACACTTCTCGCGCCCCAAGCCTCTCCTATTTCAACTACCACAAGACATAAAGTCCTGGGGAGGTTTCCCACGTCTGGGCTGTGATCATCACAGGGTCTTACAACTCTCTACTGGGGACATTTATGCAGAACTCATGGTTTAAAGAGGCCAAGAGCTCCAGTGAGGACTGCAGGAGAAATGGATACCTGTTGTCATGCCACTCACCGAAGGGTAAGAAGACTGGCCGTGAAGTTGTGTCGAAGCAGGAGAGTGGCGGTGAAAAGCTGGCCAGGCCGCATGGGTACATCGGGTGCCCGCAAAGTGACTGCTTCATCCAAAGGTACCTCCTGGTACTGTGGGGGGTCGGCCGGGTGCAGCTCCACACCACCCACTGGGAGAGCCTGCTCCCTGGGTTCTTCCTCCGTGCCAAGGCCGCAGGCCCCAGGTCCCTCGCCAGCGGGCTCCAGCGTGTAGGCCAGTTCAGCCCTTGTGGTGGCACTTTGGGAGAACCAGTGAGAGGGGAACTCCAGTTCCACCACGCAAGCGCCCAGAGATGGCTGCAAAAACAACGAaggcagggtgggagggaggtTCACTCCCATTGCAGAGAAACCTAAGCTGGAGAGCTCTATGAAAGGCAGAACCAAGGATGTTTTCCATGTGCCACAATAATCTCGGGACCCACCAGGTCTAGGGTTTAGAATAATACGCTGTGGGTCATGCTTCTGATCTCCAGGACAGACTTGTAGCAAAATGCGACAATCTTGACCACATCCAGGACCTGCCTAGAGCTCAGAATATCAGAGCAAGAAACAGATCGCCTGTGGGTCTTTGGGCCTAGCTCCACAATAGTAGAAGTAGAACCCACAAAAGTTTGAGTTTCCACACACAAAGGTTGATGGCTCTGTTACAGGGACTCTTACATTTggctcatttatttcttttccagtTCCCAATAGGCGGGAACTGTTGTTAGTCtactttacagatgagaaaaaaactgaggctcagagggattAAATTATGTGCCCAAAGTCATGCACCATGGACTGAAATTCTTAAAGGAACCTCTCCTAGGGCTATCAGGACCCAAAACAGAGCCTGGGGGCTCATGCCCTAGACTTCCCAGACTGCAGTCGAGTTCTTCCCTCTCCACCCTGGCACCACACCTGTAtggcacagcagcagaaacactcACCTGGAAGCGGCAGGCTTGGTGGGCAGTGCCTGCAGGGTGCGTGGCATGCAGTCGGGCGCAGGGCAAGCTGCTAGGTCCTGGCGGCCAATCCTGCCCTTTAAGGTGGAAGAGGACACGGGCATAAGGCTCTGCTGGAGTCACAGCTGCTTCCACTGAAACAGCCCTCACATCCCAAGGGACAGGTCGCCGGTGGGGCTCAGTGACCCTTGGAGGGACCACCTGGAAAAGAACGAGGATGCTCAACTGCAGGGTGGGTGGAAAGGCAGATAACAACGATAGCCAGAGATGGGATCTTAGCATGGAAAGAGATTAAGGGCCTCAGTCTTCCCGAGTGAAGAATGGGTAAAGCTGTCTATTGCCATACCACCCTGATGTACCAAATCTTGCCTGATTTCATTAGTTAAGCAAGACTAGGTCTGGTTAACTCTTAAACAGAAGAACGAGAAGAGCCCCAGAACCCCAGACAGAAGAACTCATGAGTCTCATTTGCCTAGTCGTCACTGGGCCCTATCCTTACCTGCTGAGTGGCAAAAGGTGGGTAGGATGCCCGAAGAAGTGGCTGTGCCCTGGGCCAGGGCTGCAGGAGCAGAAAGGTCTCAGAGCGGGAGCCCAGAGAAGAGTTGGCAGGTGGGTAGTGGCCCACCTGCTGCACACGGAAATGCTCAGGGGCATCCAGGAGTTCCAGGGCCACTGGCAAGTAGATGGGGTCCCCGGTGTCTTGGTTACTGCCAACTAAAGAAGAATGGGGGTAGATAAGGGATGGTTTTGGAGCGAGCAGAGGTTGAGCCGAGTTCCATCCTCACTGTGGGgctgggcaggagagggagaaaTGGCATACAAATGTGCCATCTCCTGGATGTAGAAGAAtaatcccatttcacagatgaggcgATTGAGGTACGGGGAGCCTCACAAAGGCAGAGTTTGAGAGTCAGGATTTGAAAGTAAACTTCCCCATCGATCCTTCTACCTTCCACAGACATTGCCTCTCTCTCCATCAGAGGCCTTTCAGTGTCTCCCTTACATGTGCCTACTACCTGTCTGCCTCAGAAACCACATTTGAAGGGCAGGACTCCTGTACTGGGGTCTATTCAGTGAAAGATAGTTCTGAGCTGAGCTTTGTAGAAATGGGGACTTTTGTTGTGTCTGGGTCCTTTGGTGTACTTGATTGGACATCGCCTCCAAGTTCACCTATTGCCATGGCACACCCACACCAAACTTCCAAACTTGATCCCTTCTTCTCTGCCCCAGCTGGGGGTTGGGGTTCAGGAGTGAGACTTGGGGAGGATACCAAGGAGGTCCATGAGGCTACTGGCACTCACCAACGGTGGGAACCACAAACCCAAGGAGATGGAATACTCAATCACAAAAACCACTAAGGCCCACTAAGGCTGTATTGATTTGTCCTATAGTCCTGAAAGAGTAAGCACTTAACCCCAGACAGATTCAACTTTACATGTATTAACTCTTTCTGTTCTCACACAGCTCTGTGGATTAAGTTCTATTATGACATACTCTCTTGATGGGTTTAGAAAATGATCTGTGAGGGTTCTCCAACCTAAAGATCTCTCAGGACGGACCTGAGAGGCCAGTAAGGGATTCACCACCAAGCTACCCAGCCTTTCTATCCAATGCCACATGAGCCTCATTCCTAAACAGTGCCGCCACCCTCCTTCAGGGCCAAGAGCAAATGCTGCCTGCTCAAGGAAGCTTTCTGTGGTCATTCAGTCTGTGCCCCTCGCCAGACTCCTTGTTCCGGCTCtgcttgctgctgctgttctgaCAGGGGATAATCCTCCCATGGTCCAGACTAGCTGGACCCACGAGACGATGTGCCTGGTTCTGCTGCCTCTTCTGAATTAGCCTTCTGACAACCACAGAATCTGTATTACTCATTCTGGAATTCCCTCATCTCTCCCTGGAGAGGCTTCCGGGGAGCCCAGGGAGCTGACGTTCTCTCCTAGCTGTACACCATGAAAGGCTGGCCAGTAACCAACATCTTGAAGTTGAGGTATCCTCAGCAGTAGAGGGGGGTGGGAGTATTTCATGACCCATGAGCAGGGGAGGGCTTTGTAAACTGCGGTAGAATCCCACAGTGTAGAATCGTAGAATCCCATGAGAAGTGACATTGTTGGTGAGCGGAATGGTTGACAaagcttttctccttcccctttctggaGAGGTTATTAGGGCTCCCACTGGGTATGCAGGGTGGGGAGCAGGTGTCTGAAAGAAGTTCTAGAACCAGCTGCCTCAGCCCCACAGTTGAGccgggatggtggtggtggttggtggGGGGCACCCTTCCCCAGCATCGCCATCACCACTCCCATATCCCTAAGGGTAACAAGTGAGTGACTGCTGGCCCCTGGAGTGGCTACGGTCCACCTTCTAATTCACTGCTTCCATAATTACAAGATGCTCAGTAGCCCAACTCCCACGGACTCCCATGGTCTCCCATTACTGGGAGACCAGCTCTCTTGATAGGGGCAGGAGGATAGAAAATGCTTCACCATCTCCCAGTCTCCCATAGCATCTTCCACCTTACAGCCCCAGCTCGTGTCAGGCACGAGGTAGCTGCTGCCCCTTACCCAGTGATGGGTACACCCACAAAAGCTCGGAAAAGCAAGGCTGGGACTCTCCCTGAAGACTCCAAGGTCAGAGATCTCCttgggacagggagagagaaacgCACAATCTCTCGGATCCAAGGCAAAGGTGCTGTTTTGCATTCCTGGGACTGGTGGGCGGGCTGGTGGGGGGCTAGAACAGCAGGTTGGGGGGTGCACCGGGAAGCAGTGCAGCTAGAACTGGAGAGGAGGCTCGCTGAGGAGTTGGGACCAGGCAGGTGcggatgggagaaagaagacttTAGACCCAGGTAGGAACATCCAGATGATGcacagggaagaaggcagaagagcaGCTGGCTGGGAACCGGTTTCCCAAGGTTGGACCTCTCCAGAACATCACTCTGGGTTTTAGTTCCAGGGCCCAAAGGCTTGAGGGCATCACTGGCGCACGGCCTCGGCCAAACTGGgtcacccctcccctcccttcccactgACCTCTTACGACTTCCAGGGCGAGGGccaccaggaggcagagccagacaccATAGGGCCCCCGAGGGGCCGCAGCCGCGCATTCAGCCATCGAGGCGCGCATCCTTCCTGTCGAAGGCGGGTTCCAAGCGCGCGGCTCAGGTGCCTGCTTTCCGGCCCCGCATCTCCCGCGCCTGCTCCGCGCCGGCCCCTCTAGCTAGCCAGTTCCCTGTGCCCGCCCGCGGCTGCAGTTCCCAGACAATGGAGCGGGAGCAGTAGGGTGGGAGGGAACGCAGGCACATGGGCTGTCCCCCCTCCGCCCCGCCGGGTCCTAGTGCCCTACGGATCCCAGACCCAGAGCGCCCCCGCGCCTCAGGTCGGGAAGAAGTCTCCCTGGAGACTGAGCAGACTGATGGCCTCTGCCAGGAGGCACAAGGTGAGTTCTTCTGGGATTTCTCTTGGAAGCGGACGatcaaggaaaaaacaaaaatcaaaaccgaAAAACGTTTCCTCTGCCTCATGCCCTCCCCACAAGAATCTCAGCTGTGAAGGCATCTCTCTTTAGAATCAGAGATAGAATTCAGGGACCTTCTGGGGCAGAAAAGGAGAGGCCAAACCGGGCCAGATGACAACCGTGGGCCTGCCCTGGGCCATTCCGTAGAGACAGTTTGTGCTAAGTCAGCCCCACCCCAGGGAGAGTCCCAGAGGTAAAGGGTGAAGGCTGGTCAACCCTTCTAAAGAAGACCTGATTTCAGGTCCCACCCAACCTTGCCCCCGGGTAGTGTTGGGAGAGGTTCAGAAGATGATCTGGTATCTCCAAGGCAACCTAAAGAGGAAAAAGCAGCACAGACATGTCTGGGCCATCCACAAAACAGAACCACCTGGAACTACGGTGAAACCCTTGGTGTGGTAAATTCCTGAGTCTGGGAGGGAAAGCCAGTCTTCCTAGGCTCCCCAGGCCAGCATGGGGGGCATCACAGCTCCCCAACGGAAGGAGTACCTTCAGTTCCCCAGCCTGCTGCCAGATCTGCAAGTTTTACAAGAGTGCTGGCCTCCCTCCAAGTTACTGGAGGGAGGGGTACCAGGTACAGCCTGCCTTCCTgagtctcccttcctcccagcagcTCCCTGCTAGAGAAGAGAGTCTGGCAGCAGAGGGACTTTgagtaaatacattttattcaGAAGAAGATAATAAAATAGCGTGCACTTTATTTAAAACCAACCAAGCGCGATAAAAATATATATCACTGCAGCCGTGATTCCACACCAAACCTTATCAGTAAGAACGGGCATTTAGTCTTCACATCTTGTGCTGGACCTGGCACAGGGCACCTCCCTCCACGAGGGCCCTAAAGGCCAAGGCCAAGAGTGAGCAAGTGCCCTGGTGGAAAGGGTTAGTGGAAGGCTCGCCCTGGGCTCTGTAGAAGAGATCAGGGCAAGGTCATGCTCTTCCCAGCTGCTGGGACACAACACTGATCAACAGTTGCTTGGGGATGGCAGAGAGTGGACAGGAGGAGAAATGCAAGACATTGGGTCCTCCTGCCCTTCTCAAAATCCCTGAAATCCCCAAAAGGCATTTGACAGTCCCTGCAGGGCCCCAGCTGCAGGAGAGTTAGCCTTTGCTTTGGCTGCAGGAGAGCTGAAATTCTGCGAGGGACTTCTCTCTCTGAACACAAAGTAGCCATAGCACACTTTCCTACATGGCAAAGGGCAATGGGCGGGTGCTGTTGATTCCTATTAAGGCACTTGTAACAGAACCCAGATGCGCAGGCCCTCAGGGACCCTGCTTTCCCTTATCCTCAGAGCTAGCATCTCCTGCCCCTTTCCACTGCTGTGCAATGAGGAATACGGTGAGGGTCTCGAGGGACTTGGGATGTGGAGTGATGGGAGACTGAGTAGGAAGAAGAGAGTTGGAGTGTAGTCAAACAGGAGCTTCAGCCTGGGATGGCCTTTTGTAAGGAAGCCAGGCAACAGCGGGTTAATCATCACGGGAGATCGGTGGCAGTGGTGCTGGCTGGGTGCAGAAGCTGGAGCTGAGGCCCTTCCAGCCTGTCCTGGGGGAGGCAGGCTGGGAGCAGAGAAAGGGCAGGGAGCCATCCCTTGACTGAGCACCTGCAGAGGGCAGGTTCTCTTCTCTAGGGGCTAGTGCAGAGGTCAAGGGGTCAAGGGTTCAGACACAAGGCAAGGAAAAGGCAGGGGGCTGCAAGGAGGGCCACGAGACCCAGAAGCAGCTCAGCTCTTTGGTATGATGAGGGTGCCACTGTGGGACAGCCCTGTCATTCCTCCTCCATACCCCGGGATGCCTTGGCtgctcgcctctgcctcccacgcaGCTCATCTATCTGGCGTTCCAGCCCTCTCACCTTAGCCTCCAGGTGGGCCCCTGAGCCCCTGGAGCCAGTGAGCCGGCTCAGCAAGGCAAAGAGAGTCAGCAAGGCCAGGAGCATCAGGGCCCGGGTGGAGGGGTCAGGTACAGACCTCACCAGGCCCACAAAGCCAGCCACAAAGAGGACAAGCTTCAGACCCCCCAGGATCCGCCCTAGTAAGGCCAAGACCAAGCCTAGGAGTAGGGACACCAGCCAGTAGATGACCAGTGCTGCCGCCCCCCACAGTAGAAGAGTCTGGACTTGGCTGGGGCTGAGCTTCAAGCCCTGGGTGAGATATTCACctgaaaaggaaaaggacagagTCAGCAATCTCGACATGTGGTGAGGGCAAAGGGGGACAAGGGCCAGCgaagcaggagggagagagagccttGCAGAGGCACCGCCACTCCTGCAGGCTTGGGAGACAGGTATGAATCCCAGTTTCCTGGCCACGGGACTCCTGGAAGACTACTTCTCTTGTGGACattgagttttatttattatatgggGACAGTCAGTCTGCTTCCCAGGGCTGTGGTTAACCAAAGAGGAAATACTACACCTTTGCACAATGTCAACACAAGTAACCCCCTGGGACAGAGGTAAGAATCTCCAGCCTCCCCTTCTACTGCACTTCCGGGGATATCTGCAAACAGCTGGGGAATGTCTAGTCCCACACAGATAAACTCCCTCCGACAACAAGGTCAGACGCAGCCCTGGCTATCTA contains these protein-coding regions:
- the Tmem132a gene encoding transmembrane protein 132A isoform X2 is translated as MRASMAECAAAAPRGPYGVWLCLLVALALEVVRVGSNQDTGDPIYLPVALELLDAPEHFRVQQVGHYPPANSSLGSRSETFLLLQPWPRAQPLLRASYPPFATQQVVPPRVTEPHRRPVPWDVRAVSVEAAVTPAEPYARVLFHLKGQDWPPGPSSLPCARLHATHPAGTAHQACRFQPSLGACVVELEFPSHWFSQSATTRAELAYTLEPAGEGPGACGLGTEEEPREQALPVGGVELHPADPPQYQEVPLDEAVTLRAPDVPMRPGQLFTATLLLRHNFTASLLTLRIKVKKGLQVTAARPAQPAVWTAKLDRFKGSKHHTSLITCHRTGPAGPDSSPLELSEFLWVDFAVENSTGGGVAVTRPVTWQLEYPGQAPEAEKDKMVWEILVSERDIRALIPLTKAEELVNTAPLTGVPQRIPVRLVTVDSGGALEEVTEHIGCESANTQVLQVSEACDAVFVAGQESRGAKGVRVDFWWRRLRASLRLTVWAPLLPLHIELTDSTLEQIRGWRVPGPAEGQPEPEATVEEAERRSRGCRLQYQRAGVRFLVPFVAHPLDGGRRLTHLLGPDWLLDVTHLVAAHAHVQDPRIASLEGGRVLVGREPGVTSIEVRSPLSDSILGEQALAVTDDKVSMLELRVQPVMGISLALSRGTSHPGEVTATCWAQSALPAPKQEVALSLWLSFSDHTLAPAELYDRSDLGLSVSAEEPSAVLPAEEQGAQLGVVVSGVGAEGLPLHVALHPPEPCRRGRHRVPLASGTAWLGLPPLPTPAPALPSSPARSPPFTEATVGEKRRVAGGMGGHMDVRGKFERAEEETGKEEDEAKEEEEDEEEMVPAPRRVTDLELGMYALLGIFCLAILIFLVNGVVFVLRYQRKEPPDSATDPSSPQPHNWVWLGTNQEELSRQLDRCSSPGPPKGEGGCPCESGAGGDASTVAPSASEGTVGSSSTLARKDAGGRRKRVEFVTFAPAPPAQLPEEPVGAPAVQSILVAGEEDIRWVCEDMGLKDPEELRNYMERIRGSS
- the Tmem132a gene encoding transmembrane protein 132A isoform X1, translated to MRASMAECAAAAPRGPYGVWLCLLVALALEVVRVGSNQDTGDPIYLPVALELLDAPEHFRVQQVGHYPPANSSLGSRSETFLLLQPWPRAQPLLRASYPPFATQQVVPPRVTEPHRRPVPWDVRAVSVEAAVTPAEPYARVLFHLKGQDWPPGPSSLPCARLHATHPAGTAHQACRFQPSLGACVVELEFPSHWFSQSATTRAELAYTLEPAGEGPGACGLGTEEEPREQALPVGGVELHPADPPQYQEVPLDEAVTLRAPDVPMRPGQLFTATLLLRHNFTASLLTLRIKVKKGLQVTAARPAQPAVWTAKLDRFKGSKHHTSLITCHRTGPAGPDSSSPLELSEFLWVDFAVENSTGGGVAVTRPVTWQLEYPGQAPEAEKDKMVWEILVSERDIRALIPLTKAEELVNTAPLTGVPQRIPVRLVTVDSGGALEEVTEHIGCESANTQVLQVSEACDAVFVAGQESRGAKGVRVDFWWRRLRASLRLTVWAPLLPLHIELTDSTLEQIRGWRVPGPAEGQPEPEATVEEAERRSRGCRLQYQRAGVRFLVPFVAHPLDGGRRLTHLLGPDWLLDVTHLVAAHAHVQDPRIASLEGGRVLVGREPGVTSIEVRSPLSDSILGEQALAVTDDKVSMLELRVQPVMGISLALSRGTSHPGEVTATCWAQSALPAPKQEVALSLWLSFSDHTLAPAELYDRSDLGLSVSAEEPSAVLPAEEQGAQLGVVVSGVGAEGLPLHVALHPPEPCRRGRHRVPLASGTAWLGLPPLPTPAPALPSSPARSPPFTEATVGEKRRVAGGMGGHMDVRGKFERAEEETGKEEDEAKEEEEDEEEMVPAPRRVTDLELGMYALLGIFCLAILIFLVNGVVFVLRYQRKEPPDSATDPSSPQPHNWVWLGTNQEELSRQLDRCSSPGPPKGEGGCPCESGAGGDASTVAPSASEGTVGSSSTLARKDAGGRRKRVEFVTFAPAPPAQLPEEPVGAPAVQSILVAGEEDIRWVCEDMGLKDPEELRNYMERIRGSS
- the Tmem109 gene encoding voltage-gated monoatomic cation channel TMEM109 translates to MAGSDSNPSWSRRLFKAVLMVLMALFLVHSSSSQSYGDFVSPGQEKRVASADLLTQIGRSLKETLDSWLGPETMHVISETLVQVMWAISSAISVACFALSGIAAQLLSALGLDGEYLTQGLKLSPSQVQTLLLWGAAALVIYWLVSLLLGLVLALLGRILGGLKLVLFVAGFVGLVRSVPDPSTRALMLLALLTLFALLSRLTGSRGSGAHLEAKVRGLERQIDELRGRQRRAAKASRGMEEE